Proteins from a single region of Nocardioides anomalus:
- a CDS encoding ABC transporter ATP-binding protein, whose protein sequence is MVVEPTAEPGAPGPRGLSVRTRGLVHVYRGEGRDVAALAGVDLSVRAGEVVALLGPSGAGKSTLLSLLAGLFRPTAGSVHVGELDLTRAAQPELDRLHAHGASLMLQGAARNLVPFLTAEENIAFAQHAARRARGEARLPDASELLRTVGLAGDGGAPLSSFTPGQLQLVTLAVVLATAPGLLLADEPTSRLDHAARERVLAALSAVNRRWGTTVVLVTHDAEVARWVPRTVTIRDGRIGGEGRSGEEYAVVTADGFLPLPAHALELLAPGTLVRFELDHGVYRLRVEEGS, encoded by the coding sequence ATGGTCGTCGAGCCGACCGCCGAGCCGGGCGCGCCGGGCCCTCGTGGCCTGAGCGTGCGGACCCGGGGGCTGGTGCACGTCTATCGCGGCGAGGGTCGCGACGTGGCCGCCCTCGCCGGGGTCGACCTGAGCGTGCGGGCCGGGGAGGTGGTGGCGCTGCTCGGCCCGTCGGGCGCGGGGAAGTCGACGCTGCTGTCGTTGCTGGCCGGGCTGTTCCGACCGACCGCCGGCAGCGTCCACGTGGGGGAGCTCGACCTGACCCGGGCCGCGCAGCCCGAGCTGGACCGGCTGCACGCCCACGGGGCGTCGCTGATGCTGCAGGGGGCCGCCCGCAACCTCGTGCCGTTCCTGACCGCCGAGGAGAACATCGCTTTCGCCCAGCACGCCGCGCGGCGGGCCCGCGGCGAGGCGCGGCTCCCGGACGCGTCCGAGCTGCTGCGCACCGTCGGGCTCGCCGGCGACGGTGGCGCGCCGCTGTCGTCGTTCACCCCCGGGCAGCTGCAGCTGGTCACCCTGGCCGTGGTGCTGGCCACCGCGCCGGGACTGCTGCTCGCGGACGAGCCGACGAGCCGGCTCGACCACGCGGCCAGAGAGCGGGTCCTGGCGGCGCTGAGCGCCGTGAACCGGCGGTGGGGGACGACGGTCGTGCTGGTCACCCACGACGCCGAGGTGGCGCGGTGGGTCCCGCGCACCGTGACGATCCGGGACGGCCGGATCGGGGGCGAGGGCCGTTCGGGTGAGGAGTACGCCGTGGTGACCGCCGACGGGTTCCTCCCGCTGCCGGCCCACGCGCTGGAGCTGCTGGCACCGGGCACGCTGGTGCGCTTCGAGCTCGACCACGGGGTCTACCGGCTGCGCGTCGAGGAGGGCTCGTGA
- a CDS encoding ATP-binding cassette domain-containing protein, whose translation MSGSRLALEDVEVRHGEVVAVAGVSLVVPAGRVLAVTGPSGAGKTSLLWAMAGALRPDRGRVLLDGIPVGARHQAAARGAVLVPQGNGLATVLTAAENVVVPLLAQGHDARDATARGEEALRLVGLAEWRDHLVEELSGGQAQRVAVARALAARPTLLLADEATSELDSGNRGVVLGALRAAVERGAAVVLATHDPEAAAAADAELALDEGHATWVRPFT comes from the coding sequence GTGAGCGGCTCGCGGCTGGCGCTGGAGGACGTCGAGGTCCGCCACGGCGAGGTGGTCGCCGTGGCCGGTGTGAGCCTGGTCGTGCCGGCGGGTCGGGTGCTGGCGGTGACCGGCCCGTCGGGAGCCGGAAAGACCTCCCTGCTGTGGGCGATGGCGGGGGCACTGAGGCCCGACCGCGGTCGCGTCCTCCTCGACGGGATCCCGGTCGGCGCCCGGCACCAGGCGGCGGCCCGCGGTGCGGTGCTCGTGCCGCAGGGCAACGGGCTGGCCACCGTGCTCACGGCCGCGGAGAACGTCGTCGTGCCGCTGCTGGCCCAAGGGCACGACGCCCGGGACGCCACGGCCCGCGGCGAGGAGGCGCTGCGCCTGGTCGGGCTGGCCGAGTGGAGGGACCACCTGGTCGAGGAGCTGTCCGGTGGCCAGGCCCAGCGGGTCGCCGTCGCCCGGGCCCTGGCGGCCCGGCCCACCCTCCTGCTGGCCGACGAGGCCACGAGCGAGCTGGACAGCGGCAACCGTGGGGTCGTGCTCGGAGCGCTGCGTGCCGCGGTCGAGCGGGGGGCTGCGGTGGTGCTGGCCACCCACGACCCCGAGGCCGCCGCCGCGGCCGACGCCGAGCTCGCCCTCGACGAGGGGCACGCCACCTGGGTGCGTCCCTTCACCTGA
- a CDS encoding GNAT family N-acetyltransferase has protein sequence MTWLPEGWQHPSRVELPTGHHLRPIHPDDTPLDLPAVRGSRERLWSIYGAAWGWPPADLTEEQDREDLQYHWDEAQRQSSFNYALLDAEETELVGCVYVDPPERVGADAEISWWVREEHVGGPVEAALDAFVPQWVAEVWPLRAPRYVGRDLSWQEWLALPEIEASETP, from the coding sequence GTGACCTGGCTCCCGGAGGGCTGGCAGCACCCGAGCCGCGTCGAGCTGCCCACCGGGCACCACCTCCGGCCGATCCACCCCGACGACACCCCGCTCGACCTGCCCGCGGTCCGCGGCTCGCGGGAGCGGCTGTGGTCGATCTACGGGGCCGCGTGGGGCTGGCCGCCGGCCGACCTCACCGAGGAGCAGGACCGCGAGGACCTGCAGTACCACTGGGACGAGGCCCAGCGGCAGAGCTCGTTCAACTACGCGCTCCTCGACGCCGAGGAGACCGAGCTCGTCGGCTGCGTCTACGTCGACCCGCCCGAGCGCGTCGGCGCCGACGCCGAGATCTCATGGTGGGTGCGCGAGGAGCACGTGGGCGGCCCGGTCGAGGCTGCGCTCGACGCGTTCGTGCCGCAGTGGGTGGCCGAGGTGTGGCCGCTGCGCGCCCCGAGGTACGTCGGGCGCGACCTCTCGTGGCAGGAGTGGCTGGCCCTGCCGGAGATCGAGGCCTCCGAGACCCCCTGA
- a CDS encoding hemerythrin domain-containing protein gives MSGIDLTTMLAIHHGLRRDLRRFAAAAVATPVGDTGAWSALLRRWDLFAAVLEDHHHNEDLVVWPLLRERAAEAGDSHALRVLAEAEAEHDGIDALLRPARGALAVRRDATGAVERARRGLERHLDHEESEALPLLGQYVGAAEWDEVQASLRTGPPARLLLSLPAWLLDELPAELAHPLVAGAGWHLRLIARLGAPRLRRLDRRAFRHVSQSDPSAAPVAGSSVLP, from the coding sequence ATGAGCGGCATCGACCTGACCACCATGCTGGCCATTCACCACGGCCTGCGCCGCGACCTGCGCCGCTTCGCCGCGGCGGCGGTGGCCACGCCGGTCGGCGACACCGGGGCGTGGTCGGCGCTGCTGAGGCGGTGGGACCTGTTCGCGGCGGTCCTGGAGGACCACCACCACAACGAGGACCTGGTCGTCTGGCCCCTGCTGCGCGAGCGTGCCGCGGAGGCCGGCGACAGCCACGCCCTGCGGGTCCTCGCCGAGGCCGAGGCCGAGCACGACGGCATCGACGCGCTGCTGCGCCCGGCCCGCGGCGCCCTCGCCGTGCGCCGCGACGCCACCGGCGCGGTGGAGCGCGCCCGGCGCGGGCTCGAGCGTCACCTGGACCACGAGGAGAGCGAGGCGCTCCCGCTGCTCGGGCAGTACGTCGGCGCCGCGGAGTGGGACGAAGTGCAGGCCAGCCTGCGCACCGGCCCGCCGGCCCGGCTGCTGCTATCGCTCCCGGCCTGGCTCCTGGACGAGCTGCCCGCCGAGCTGGCCCACCCGTTGGTCGCCGGGGCCGGCTGGCACCTCCGGCTGATCGCCCGGCTCGGAGCGCCGCGCCTGCGTCGGCTCGACCGGCGCGCGTTCCGGCACGTCTCCCAGTCAGATCCCAGCGCGGCCCCAGTGGCCGGGAGCAGCGTGCTCCCGTGA
- a CDS encoding SRPBCC family protein — MSTLVLSRDVDVALPAHRLAAVVLDWRRDPLWRAQVRSFAASPDSRAVTGQQLVEELVFAGLTFRTTTVVDRAEPLAASYAGQSRSVRVRGHRVVTPVSSTTSRVRLHTEIELLGALRLLQPLLAPSYRRTDAADAAHLAEIAVEAANRVGAA, encoded by the coding sequence GTGAGCACTCTCGTCCTGAGCCGCGACGTCGACGTCGCGCTGCCCGCCCACCGGCTCGCCGCAGTGGTCCTCGACTGGCGCCGCGACCCCCTGTGGCGCGCGCAGGTCCGGTCCTTCGCCGCGAGCCCCGACAGCCGAGCCGTCACCGGCCAGCAGCTGGTCGAGGAGCTCGTGTTCGCGGGCCTGACCTTCCGCACGACCACCGTCGTCGACCGCGCCGAGCCCCTCGCCGCGTCGTACGCCGGGCAGAGCCGGTCGGTGCGGGTGCGCGGCCACCGCGTGGTCACGCCGGTCTCCTCGACGACCTCGCGGGTCCGGCTGCACACCGAGATCGAGCTGCTCGGCGCGCTCAGGCTGCTGCAGCCGCTGCTGGCGCCGTCGTACCGCCGGACCGACGCCGCCGACGCGGCCCACCTGGCCGAGATCGCGGTCGAGGCTGCGAACCGGGTCGGTGCGGCGTGA
- a CDS encoding FtsX-like permease family protein encodes MPTTRRTGSRRVRHRLRQALALVALAALLTTSACLGPLYQRAAEQALATSVLTHAPPADRALRLTSSERSAADLERLLPARTARSFASPIVARGVPVDVDLPGSDDSVLTRLYAVDEACARLEVVSGRCPAAPGEVLVSTADIELNGWTVGGRASFAEAVDADEAQPVTGELTVVGTYRVRDAEWLGAPSTGRAGTEIPDIGPATDDWVTAPETITGDPAPAWDAVATSVVWALDVDTVDHDSLLRVGAAVDRIRVDALDSSGSVDVLPVTDLPGMAERVAAGSDQGRTTIVVLASQLLVLVAVVLWMVLAAATGDRRAELALVRLRGRGRRGAAAYLLSELAPLALAGVALGALAAPFGTGLVARVVFPVPVDHELTDGFLLAVAGAALAVLGVVLVAARRAAREPVESLLRAVPPSHGGRRGGAVELAVTVFCLSAVVALVTGNLEGPLATLAPTLLAVAVGLLLGRAVVPATRWAARRLLRHGRAVVGAGLLSSVRRPAARSVLVMVVVATALVTFCLDALVTGQHNRQGAAEQLNGARYSLRLAPETDLDDLLEAVRAADPEREHLTPVVTTTNNGSATPPTVAVDPVALPRVAFFPGSAPDPAQWAGIAAPDVEPLDLTGATLSGTVTSQSVRLRGPAHERVDELRIALRYVGPDHRSLVEPLSVIATGDGSASFAVSLPCADGCTLTGLQVTAPVGGRTEGTVVLHGLTVDGLPFALGTPDDWPRVSDIGGTLTAAAAADGGLAVTISAETASPPVLTHAWVPQPVHALVSGDETGEFLAPGPNGQIALTATGRVAQVPGSPPGTRVVDLESIQRRPEARGGTDLVEVWSDDADALRRVRTALRDRGVAAADVTTVGQVRAELDASPAAWSLALSVLVGLLAVLVATLVLLVTTATTWRARAGDLAALRMAGLRPRLLRRVELFGQLPVVVVGAVAGTACGLGAGVLALPGVRQFTDPPAVDTTDFSTPWSAVLTGASVALLVLVAVASAAARWVARRAVLELVEESV; translated from the coding sequence GTGCCGACCACGCGCCGTACCGGCTCCCGCCGGGTCCGCCACCGCCTGCGCCAAGCACTGGCCCTGGTCGCGCTGGCCGCGCTGCTCACCACCAGCGCCTGCCTGGGACCGCTCTACCAGCGGGCCGCGGAGCAGGCCCTGGCCACCTCGGTGCTGACCCACGCCCCGCCGGCGGACCGTGCGCTGCGGCTCACCTCCAGCGAGCGCTCGGCCGCCGACCTGGAACGACTGCTGCCCGCGCGGACCGCGCGGTCCTTCGCGTCGCCGATCGTGGCCCGCGGCGTCCCGGTCGACGTCGACCTGCCGGGGAGCGACGACTCCGTCCTGACCCGGCTCTACGCCGTGGACGAGGCGTGCGCCCGCCTCGAGGTGGTGAGCGGCCGGTGTCCCGCGGCTCCGGGCGAGGTCCTGGTGAGCACCGCGGACATCGAGCTGAACGGCTGGACGGTCGGCGGCCGGGCGTCGTTCGCCGAGGCCGTCGACGCGGACGAGGCCCAGCCCGTGACGGGGGAGCTCACCGTAGTGGGCACCTACCGGGTCCGCGACGCCGAGTGGCTGGGCGCGCCCTCCACCGGCCGCGCCGGGACGGAGATCCCCGACATCGGCCCGGCCACCGACGACTGGGTCACCGCCCCGGAGACGATCACCGGCGACCCGGCGCCGGCCTGGGACGCCGTCGCCACCTCGGTGGTCTGGGCCCTCGACGTCGACACGGTCGACCACGACAGCCTGCTGCGCGTCGGGGCCGCCGTCGACCGGATCCGCGTCGATGCCCTGGACAGCTCCGGCAGCGTCGACGTCCTCCCGGTCACCGACCTGCCCGGGATGGCCGAGCGGGTGGCCGCCGGCAGCGACCAGGGACGGACGACGATCGTGGTCCTGGCCTCCCAGCTGCTGGTCCTGGTCGCGGTGGTGCTGTGGATGGTCCTCGCCGCGGCGACGGGGGACCGGCGGGCCGAGCTGGCCCTGGTCCGCCTGCGTGGGCGGGGACGGCGGGGCGCCGCGGCGTACCTGCTGTCCGAGCTGGCCCCCCTCGCGCTCGCCGGCGTGGCTCTCGGGGCCCTCGCGGCGCCGTTCGGCACGGGGCTGGTGGCCCGGGTGGTCTTCCCCGTCCCGGTCGACCACGAACTGACCGACGGCTTCCTGCTCGCCGTCGCCGGCGCGGCCCTCGCGGTGCTCGGGGTCGTGCTGGTCGCCGCGCGGCGGGCCGCGCGGGAGCCCGTCGAGTCCCTGCTGCGCGCCGTGCCCCCCTCGCACGGCGGTCGTCGGGGCGGGGCGGTCGAGCTCGCGGTGACGGTCTTCTGCCTGAGCGCCGTCGTCGCCCTCGTCACCGGCAACCTGGAGGGACCGCTGGCCACGCTGGCGCCCACCCTCCTGGCGGTCGCGGTGGGGCTGCTGCTGGGCCGTGCCGTCGTCCCCGCCACCCGCTGGGCGGCCCGCCGGCTCCTCCGGCACGGTCGGGCGGTCGTGGGGGCCGGGCTCCTCAGCTCGGTACGACGGCCCGCGGCCCGGTCGGTCCTGGTGATGGTCGTGGTCGCCACCGCGCTCGTCACCTTCTGCCTCGACGCTCTGGTCACCGGCCAGCACAACCGCCAGGGCGCGGCGGAGCAGCTCAACGGGGCCCGCTACTCGCTCCGGCTGGCCCCCGAGACCGACCTGGACGACCTGCTGGAGGCCGTCCGCGCCGCCGACCCCGAGCGCGAGCACCTCACGCCGGTCGTCACCACCACCAACAACGGCTCCGCGACCCCGCCGACGGTGGCGGTGGACCCGGTCGCCCTGCCCCGGGTGGCCTTCTTCCCCGGCTCGGCACCGGACCCCGCGCAGTGGGCGGGGATCGCAGCACCGGACGTCGAGCCCCTCGACCTCACCGGCGCGACCCTGAGCGGCACCGTCACCTCGCAGAGCGTCCGGCTCCGCGGCCCGGCGCACGAGCGCGTCGACGAGCTGCGGATCGCCCTGCGCTACGTCGGACCCGACCACCGTTCGCTGGTCGAGCCGCTGTCGGTGATCGCGACCGGCGACGGCTCGGCGTCCTTCGCGGTGTCCCTGCCCTGCGCCGACGGGTGCACGCTCACCGGTCTCCAGGTCACCGCCCCGGTGGGCGGCCGGACCGAGGGGACGGTGGTCCTGCACGGGCTGACGGTGGACGGGCTGCCGTTCGCGCTCGGGACGCCGGACGACTGGCCCCGGGTCAGCGACATCGGCGGCACGCTCACAGCCGCTGCGGCCGCGGACGGCGGCCTCGCCGTCACGATCTCCGCCGAGACCGCGTCCCCGCCCGTGCTCACCCACGCCTGGGTGCCCCAGCCGGTCCACGCCCTGGTCAGCGGGGACGAGACCGGCGAGTTCCTCGCGCCGGGGCCGAACGGCCAGATCGCGCTGACGGCCACCGGCCGGGTGGCCCAGGTGCCGGGCTCGCCTCCGGGCACGCGCGTGGTGGACCTCGAGAGCATCCAGCGCCGCCCGGAGGCTCGGGGCGGGACCGACCTGGTCGAGGTGTGGTCCGACGACGCCGACGCGCTGCGGCGGGTGCGCACCGCGCTGCGCGACCGCGGAGTGGCCGCCGCCGACGTCACCACGGTCGGCCAGGTCCGCGCCGAGCTCGACGCCTCACCGGCGGCGTGGAGCCTCGCGCTCTCGGTGCTGGTCGGTCTGCTCGCCGTCCTGGTGGCCACGCTGGTGCTCCTCGTCACGACCGCGACCACCTGGCGGGCCCGGGCCGGCGACCTCGCCGCGCTGCGGATGGCGGGTCTGCGACCGAGACTGCTGCGGCGGGTGGAGCTGTTCGGTCAGCTCCCCGTCGTCGTGGTCGGCGCGGTCGCCGGGACCGCCTGCGGGCTCGGCGCCGGCGTGCTCGCTCTGCCCGGCGTACGCCAGTTCACCGACCCGCCGGCCGTCGACACCACCGACTTCTCGACGCCGTGGTCGGCGGTGCTGACCGGAGCCTCCGTGGCGCTGCTGGTGCTCGTCGCGGTGGCGTCGGCCGCGGCCCGGTGGGTCGCGCGCCGGGCCGTCCTCGAGCTGGTCGAGGAGTCGGTCTGA